The region GGCGGTTTATAATTTGGTGTATTACTTGGCGTTTACGCTGGGTATTTTGCTGTTGAGCTTTAATTTGTCGAGCGATAATGTGTTTGTGTTGGGCACGCTGTTGGTGATGACGGCGATGTTGCCGGTGTCGCTGACCAAGATGAAAGCGCCGCAGGTACCGCCACGCCAAAAGATTAATGTGCCGCGCGTGTTGGCGATTGCGCCGTTGGCTTTCGTCACTGCGTTTTGGGCGGGTGTGTTGGTGAACGGGCTGTTTACCATGGCTTCGGTGTTTTTGTTGCAGCAGGCGTTTAGTTTGCAACAGATTTCGGCGTTTTTAACATCGGCGATGGTTGGTGGTTTTATGGTGCAGTTACCGCTGGCGCGATTGTCGGATAAATTCGGACGCCGCAATGCGATTTTGGGTTGCTCGGTTTTGGCTTGCGTTGCGGCCTTGAGCGGCTTGGCGGCGATGGCGATGCATTTGGCAACGCCTATGCTGCATAATGCGGTAGCGTTTGTGTTCGGTTGCGGATTGTTTGGCTTGTATGCGTTGAGTATTGCGCGGGCGAACGACCAATTACCGAACAATATGAACACGGTGGAAGTGAGCCGCAGCTTGCTGTTTTGTTATGGTTTGGGTTCGCTGACCGCGCCGTTGCTGCTTGGCGTGGTAATGGATTATGCGCCGCATTTGGGCTTTTACGCGCTGTATGCCTTGGCAGCCGGCGGCTTGGCGGCATTTGCATGGAAGCAGAATGTAGTGCCGGAAGAAGAGCGCAGCGTGTTTGTGAATGTGTCGGGCAACACGGGCGCGATGGCGGCAGATTTGGATCCGCGCAACAATGAAGAAGATGATGATTTCGATGAAATGGTGGCGCAGGCGCATGTGGATAATTTGGACAATATCGATATGCCGTCTGAAAACGAGCCGGCCGATAACGCGGATATGATGGAAGCGGAAACAGCGAATCAGGTGCGGGCGGAAGAATCTACTGCCGAGCCGCCGATTGAGGCAGCCGATTCGGAAATATCTGAAACCGATAAACTTAACCAAGAAAAGCCTAATCAAGATAAACCGCTTTAACTCATAGGCCGTCTGAAAATATTTCAGACGGCCTATGCATTGGTTACAATAACGCTTTTAAGATTGCACAAGGTTTCGGCCGATTACGACCGAAACGGAAAGTATGCCATGACCTTATTATTATCAGCCGGTGTCGATGAAGCCGGACGCGGCCCGCTGGTCGGCAGCGTGTTTGCGGCGGCCGTGATTTTACCTGAGCATTATGATTTGCCCAAATTAACCGACTCGAAAAAACTCAGCGAAAAGCGGCGCGACGAGTTGGCGGCGATGATTAAAGCGCAGGCCGTGGCGTGGTATGTGGCCAGTGCCAATCCGCGCGAGATTCACGCTCTCAACATTCTGTACGCGACCATGTTGGCGATGAAACGGGCAGTGCAGGGCTTGGCCGTACTGCCGGAAAAAGTGTGGATAGACGGCAACCGCGTGCCCAAAGATTTGGGGATTGAAGCGGAAGCCGTGGTAAAAGGCGACAGCAAAATCATGGCCATTTCCGCCGCTTCGGTGTTGGCGAAAACCGCGCGCGATGCCGAAATGTATGCGCTGGCCGAACGCTATCCGCAGTATGGTTTCGACAAACACAAAGGCTACGGTACGGCGCAACATTTGGCCGCCTTGCAGCAATTCGGCGTGTTGCCGGAACACCGCGAAGACTTTGCGCCGGTCAGGGCATTGTTGGCGCAGGGAAGGTTGTTTGAATAAGGGATTTATAAACAAGGCCGTCTGAAAACAAAAGTTTCAGACGGCCTTGTTTATAATAAAATCTAAATATGTTCAATTTGCAGGCAAAACGCTTATGCCTTCACTCGCGCCAGCAGTTCGTCGGCCAGCGCCAAATAAGCTTGTGCGCCTTTGGCGGCGGCATCGTAAGCCAGCGCAGGCATACCGTGGCTCGGGGCTTCTGCCAAACGGATATTGCGCGGAATGGTGGTGTCGAACATCAAATCGCCGAAATGCTGCTGCAATTGTTCGCTCACTTCCACCACTAAGCGGCTGCGGCCATCGTACATGGTGCGCACGATGCCGGTCACGTTCAGATTAGGATTGATGGCTTGGCGGATTTTGCGCACAGTGGCAATCAAATCGGAAATGCCCTCCAGCGCGTAGTATTCGCACAACATCGGCACAATCACGCCGTTGGCCGCCACCAAGCCGTTGAGCGTGAGCAGGGTGAGCGACGGCGGGCAGTCAATCAGCACAAAATCATAGTCGTTTTCCACCACTTGCAAGGCGTTTTTCAGGCGCAGCTCGCGGGCGATTTCCTGTACCAATTCGATTTCGGCGCCGGCCAAGGCGCGGTTGGCCCCCAGCACATCATAGCCGCCGCTTTCGCTTTTCACTACCGCGGCCTGAATGCCGGCATCGCCTAACACCACTTGATACACGCCTTGTTCCAGGCTGGCTTTGTCAATGCCGCTCCCGGTGGTGGCGTTGCCTTGCGGGTCGAGATCGATCACCAGGACGCGTTGGCCGCGCTTGGCCAAGGAAGCGGCCAGATTGACGGTGGTGGTGGTTTTGCCGACGCCGCCTTTTTGATTGGCGATGGCGATGATTTTTGCGCTCATGTGCTTTGCCGATAGAAGAGTATGATGGCTGGAATTGTACCGTTATTTGCGTCAAATGGGTATAACAAGGGCTTCTGAAAATCATAGATTTTCAGAAGCCCTTTATGCAGCATTTATTTCTTGCGCATAATTACCATGTGCCGCTCGGCATTCAGTTGCGGCACATGCATTTCTTCCACTTTTTCCACGGTCACAAAATCCGGCAGGCGGTCGATTTCTTCTTGCGGGAACATGCCTTTCATGGCCGCCCAGTAGCCGCCGTCTTTCAGAAGCTGCGTTGTCCAGTTGACGAAATCGGCCAGTTCGGCAAAGGCGCGGCTGGTAATCACATCGGCCTGAAAATTTTGCACGGCTTCAACGCGGCCGCTGATGACGCGCACGTTGCTTAGGCCCAGTTCAATCACGGCTTGTTGCAGAAACGAGGTTTTTTTTGTGTTGGCATCGAGCAGGGTAATCTGCAAATCGGGGCGGCAAATGGCGGTCGGAATGCCGGGTTGGCCGCCGCCGGAGCCGACATCGAGCATGGTTTGTGCGCCTTCGATATAAGGCAGCAGGGTCAAGCTGTCGAGCAGGTGGTGGCTGATCATCAGCGATTCATCGCGCAGCGCGGTGAGGTTGTAGGTTTTGTTCCATTTTTTGAGCAGCCCGACGTATTCGATGAGCTTGTTTTGTTGGTCGTCAGTCAGGCCCAAGCCCATTTGGGCGAGACCGTTTTGCAGTTGCTGTGTGTGGTTCATGGCGGTTTCCGGGTTAATCATGGCGGGTCATCCGCCTAGACGATATGGTAACGGAAAATGAGGCCGTCTGAACATATTCGGCACAAAAAAACAGGCGGAAAGCAGGCGAGGATACATAATGGTATCGTCGCCTGCTTTCCGCCTGCGAGGAAATAAGCGGTTGAATTACGAGCCGTCTTGTTCCCATGGCGCGCGCAAGCTGTTGGAGTGCGGCGGGCGCACCGGCTGGCGGTTTTGCATGTTGGGTTGGCGATTGAGCAAACGTGATTCGTTGCTGCGGTAAATGCGCTGCTGCCGGATATTTTCGCGCACTTGATGGCTGCGGCGCTGTTGTTCCATGCGCTCACGCATCAAAATGCTGCGGTTGCGCGAATCTTCTACACGCTGCTGCATGTGGCGGTTTTGCTCGCGTTGGTAGTCGAGCTGGTTCTGCAATTGGCGGTTGTGTATGCGTTGCTGTTCCAGGCGGTTTTCCAGTATGCGGTTTTGCTCGCGCTGGCGGTAAATTCGGTCGGACAACACGCGGTTTTGCTGATGCATACGCGCTTCGGTCGGATAACGGCGGCGGTAGTCGCTCATGCTGTCGATGCGGCGAACGTGGGTATTGTAGGCCGGACGATACGAGCGCGGCATACGGTTGTAGCGGTTGTCGTAATAGTAGCCGTCGTCAAGGCTGTAATACAGTAAAGAAGCGACTGTGCCGACGGTGGCGGTGGTGGCAATGGCATTCACGGCGGGGTCGTCTGAAACCACGCAGCCGCTGAGGCCGGCGGCAGTGATGCCGATTACGCCCATGCCGACGAAGCGTTTGACAGTTTGCGTCATCATGTTGGGAGTCCTAAAGGTTAATCGGATGATGTCAGATTGTACTTTAAGCCCGCTGCTTGTTAGATTGAGCATGGGATATGCAAAACTTACGTTTTACTCGATTAAGGTATTCAAAGGCCGTCTGAAATGTTTCAGACGGCCTTTTATGTTTGCCGCTTAAATTTTACACGCGCCGCCGATACAGTTGTCGTCTTCGCTTTCCGCGTCCACGCCGCCTTCGACTGCTACGCCGTCGAAGCCGCCGAGTAAATCGTCTAAGTTGTCCAAGTCAAAATCTTGTTCGTTCATGGTTTGTCTCTTTATGGGTGTTAAAAAT is a window of Neisseria yangbaofengii DNA encoding:
- the rsmG gene encoding 16S rRNA (guanine(527)-N(7))-methyltransferase RsmG; the encoded protein is MNHTQQLQNGLAQMGLGLTDDQQNKLIEYVGLLKKWNKTYNLTALRDESLMISHHLLDSLTLLPYIEGAQTMLDVGSGGGQPGIPTAICRPDLQITLLDANTKKTSFLQQAVIELGLSNVRVISGRVEAVQNFQADVITSRAFAELADFVNWTTQLLKDGGYWAAMKGMFPQEEIDRLPDFVTVEKVEEMHVPQLNAERHMVIMRKK
- a CDS encoding MFS transporter; its protein translation is MSAVLSNRFYSLFASVFFLFAGFGLFLNSAGVKLAEMGVNNIVIGALNAAFFAGASLSAVAGHRIVSGVGHIRSFSVFGAVFAMASLTHLMTENLTAWGVLRVVLGFCYFSMLMIAESWFAEQSAQEKRARVLAVYNLVYYLAFTLGILLLSFNLSSDNVFVLGTLLVMTAMLPVSLTKMKAPQVPPRQKINVPRVLAIAPLAFVTAFWAGVLVNGLFTMASVFLLQQAFSLQQISAFLTSAMVGGFMVQLPLARLSDKFGRRNAILGCSVLACVAALSGLAAMAMHLATPMLHNAVAFVFGCGLFGLYALSIARANDQLPNNMNTVEVSRSLLFCYGLGSLTAPLLLGVVMDYAPHLGFYALYALAAGGLAAFAWKQNVVPEEERSVFVNVSGNTGAMAADLDPRNNEEDDDFDEMVAQAHVDNLDNIDMPSENEPADNADMMEAETANQVRAEESTAEPPIEAADSEISETDKLNQEKPNQDKPL
- the rnhB gene encoding ribonuclease HII; translated protein: MTLLLSAGVDEAGRGPLVGSVFAAAVILPEHYDLPKLTDSKKLSEKRRDELAAMIKAQAVAWYVASANPREIHALNILYATMLAMKRAVQGLAVLPEKVWIDGNRVPKDLGIEAEAVVKGDSKIMAISAASVLAKTARDAEMYALAERYPQYGFDKHKGYGTAQHLAALQQFGVLPEHREDFAPVRALLAQGRLFE
- a CDS encoding ParA family protein gives rise to the protein MSAKIIAIANQKGGVGKTTTTVNLAASLAKRGQRVLVIDLDPQGNATTGSGIDKASLEQGVYQVVLGDAGIQAAVVKSESGGYDVLGANRALAGAEIELVQEIARELRLKNALQVVENDYDFVLIDCPPSLTLLTLNGLVAANGVIVPMLCEYYALEGISDLIATVRKIRQAINPNLNVTGIVRTMYDGRSRLVVEVSEQLQQHFGDLMFDTTIPRNIRLAEAPSHGMPALAYDAAAKGAQAYLALADELLARVKA